One genomic region from Spirochaetota bacterium encodes:
- the nadE gene encoding NAD(+) synthase produces the protein MKVSIAQLNPRLGDFTYNKEKIREAIKLALRDQSQILIIPFGSISGFPQGNLMASEDFRVAIQNTREELALETKDTELSVFVEGQEILTKGIVSREGFSQEISDHTHLPLPAIFNQNNYDIFVNLGPKIFEKNRPEAHEMELKLLANEKKSWVFDINLAGATDEILFTGLSSITNPEGKIIARLKYAQEDFVTVDLESSNTYPIHEIPAGEEILRQTIVQGIRDYFLKNHFSKILVSVSGGIDSALVLVLAVEAVGAEKVHAVYLPSKFSSDISQHGAQQICDNLNVSLNHISIESLHQSYIQELSFLKDGNIIWEENIQARIRGNIVMSIANAEGSLVLATGNKTEASVGYCTLYGDMCGGFAPISDLLKTEVRALCRYINTISNKEIIPEITITRPPSAELNENQIDENSLPNYEFLDQVLFLHCEEGLDYPQICDRLERKEDVLKIFTLLYKSSYKRKQSPTGLKISKRYFGLDWHIPTSVGLWFKQ, from the coding sequence ATGAAAGTATCTATCGCTCAGTTAAATCCTCGTCTTGGAGATTTCACTTACAACAAAGAAAAAATTCGGGAAGCAATTAAATTAGCTTTGCGTGACCAATCTCAAATATTAATTATCCCTTTTGGTTCTATTTCTGGATTTCCACAAGGAAATCTAATGGCATCAGAAGATTTTAGAGTTGCTATTCAAAATACTCGTGAAGAATTAGCTCTTGAAACTAAGGACACAGAACTTTCTGTTTTTGTTGAAGGTCAGGAAATTTTGACTAAAGGGATTGTAAGTAGAGAAGGGTTTTCTCAAGAAATCTCAGATCATACTCATCTTCCTTTACCAGCTATTTTTAATCAAAATAATTATGACATATTTGTGAATCTTGGCCCTAAAATTTTTGAAAAAAACAGACCTGAAGCTCACGAAATGGAATTAAAATTACTTGCTAATGAAAAAAAATCTTGGGTATTTGATATTAATTTAGCTGGTGCTACTGATGAAATATTATTTACAGGACTTAGTTCTATCACCAATCCTGAAGGAAAAATCATTGCTCGATTGAAGTACGCACAAGAAGATTTTGTTACAGTAGATTTGGAATCATCTAATACTTATCCTATTCATGAAATACCTGCTGGTGAAGAAATTCTTCGTCAAACTATTGTGCAAGGTATTAGAGATTATTTTCTAAAAAATCATTTTTCAAAAATTCTAGTATCTGTCAGTGGCGGAATTGATTCTGCTCTTGTATTGGTACTGGCTGTAGAAGCTGTTGGTGCAGAGAAAGTCCACGCTGTTTATCTTCCTTCCAAATTTTCTTCAGATATTAGCCAACATGGTGCTCAACAAATTTGTGATAACCTGAATGTTTCTCTTAATCATATCTCTATCGAATCATTGCATCAATCCTACATTCAAGAATTATCATTTCTAAAAGATGGTAATATTATTTGGGAAGAAAATATTCAAGCTAGAATTCGTGGTAATATTGTCATGAGTATTGCCAATGCCGAAGGATCACTAGTGTTAGCAACAGGAAACAAAACAGAAGCTTCTGTCGGTTATTGTACTTTATATGGAGATATGTGTGGTGGATTTGCACCTATCTCAGATCTTTTAAAAACAGAAGTTAGAGCATTATGTCGTTATATTAATACTATTTCAAATAAAGAGATTATTCCTGAAATAACTATAACAAGACCCCCTAGTGCAGAATTAAACGAAAATCAAATTGACGAAAACAGTCTTCCAAATTATGAATTTTTGGATCAAGTATTATTTTTACATTGTGAAGAAGGATTAGATTATCCTCAAATTTGTGATCGATTAGAAAGAAAAGAAGATGTATTAAAGATATTTACTCTTCTGTACAAATCATCTTATAAAAGAAAACAATCTCCAACAGGATTGAAAATATCTAAAAGATATTTTGGATTAGATTGGCATATTCCCACAAGTGTAGGATTATGGTTCAAACAATAA
- the gmk gene encoding guanylate kinase, producing the protein MDDYKIIVISGPSGVGKTTMYKQILQEYADDISFSISATTRKIRDGEEDGKDYHFLSIEEFEYLIAKGDFIEWESVHNNYYGTLKSEIYRIWETGKHCLLDIDVKGGLRIQKIFGEKSFLIFVSPPSITELEVRLRSRGSNDEESLKRRLDNAAEEMEQKSFYSLVLKNEDLETAVIELKKSLQEYILKK; encoded by the coding sequence ATGGATGATTATAAGATAATTGTTATCTCTGGCCCTAGTGGTGTTGGAAAAACAACAATGTATAAACAAATATTACAAGAATATGCTGATGATATTTCTTTTTCTATTTCTGCAACTACTCGCAAAATAAGAGATGGAGAAGAAGATGGTAAAGATTATCATTTTTTATCTATAGAAGAGTTTGAATATTTGATAGCTAAAGGTGATTTTATTGAATGGGAATCTGTTCATAATAATTATTATGGAACTTTGAAATCTGAAATATATCGTATTTGGGAAACAGGAAAGCATTGTTTGTTGGATATAGATGTTAAAGGTGGATTGCGTATACAAAAAATATTTGGAGAAAAATCATTTTTAATTTTTGTATCACCGCCATCAATTACTGAATTAGAAGTACGCTTGCGTAGTCGTGGTTCTAATGATGAAGAATCATTAAAAAGACGATTAGATAATGCTGCAGAAGAAATGGAACAAAAATCTTTTTACAGTTTAGTGCTAAAAAATGAAGACTTGGAAACAGCAGTTATAGAATTAAAAAAATCTCTTCAAGAATATATTCTTAAAAAGTAA
- a CDS encoding YicC family protein codes for MIRGMTGKSTLRFSTDFLDVEMEIKSVNSRFFEFRIKTPSRYAALEMETRKIASHKLNRGKIDFNLRINEKELQSSGLSINMVLAKSYLDASRKVAEELNILDNISLKDILSFPQVLNTDTSDVDDATLKILLEYFEKLIDQMLPMMIDEGKSTIDDIQNSLDIMVKSLDFVKTKYPQVLNKYKTNLRERVLEITTVKPTDERLSIELEIFASRTAINEEIVRLDNHIRVMQDILLGKRPETSKELDFIGQEMNREVNTIASKSSDFEITEHTIILKSEIEKMREQFRNII; via the coding sequence ATGATTCGTGGAATGACAGGAAAATCAACACTTCGCTTTTCAACAGATTTTTTAGATGTTGAAATGGAAATTAAAAGTGTTAATTCAAGATTTTTTGAGTTTCGTATTAAAACACCATCACGCTACGCTGCATTAGAAATGGAAACTCGAAAAATAGCTTCTCATAAATTAAATAGAGGAAAAATTGATTTTAATCTTAGAATTAATGAAAAAGAATTACAATCTTCAGGATTGTCAATTAATATGGTTTTAGCAAAATCTTATTTAGATGCAAGTCGTAAAGTGGCAGAAGAATTAAATATTTTGGATAATATTTCTTTAAAAGATATTTTATCTTTTCCTCAAGTCTTGAATACGGATACTAGCGATGTAGATGATGCTACTTTAAAAATATTATTAGAATATTTTGAAAAATTAATTGATCAAATGTTGCCCATGATGATTGATGAAGGAAAAAGTACTATTGATGATATCCAAAATTCTCTTGATATTATGGTTAAATCATTAGACTTTGTTAAGACTAAATATCCACAAGTATTAAATAAATACAAAACAAATCTTAGGGAAAGAGTTCTTGAAATTACTACTGTAAAACCAACAGATGAACGCTTGAGTATAGAGCTAGAAATATTCGCTTCTCGTACTGCTATTAATGAAGAAATTGTTCGTTTAGATAATCATATTCGTGTTATGCAAGATATTTTGTTGGGTAAGCGTCCAGAAACATCAAAAGAATTAGATTTTATTGGTCAAGAAATGAATAGAGAAGTAAATACGATTGCGTCGAAATCTTCTGATTTTGAAATCACAGAACATACTATTATTTTAAAAAGTGAGATTGAAAAAATGAGAGAGCAATTTAGAAATATTATATAA
- the rnc gene encoding ribonuclease III, which produces MFLWHSKKYNTVEITEDRKKILKNHAQKYNIPISNFELWDLALTHISYMDTMNGLSYERLEFLGDSVLGLCLADILFKRYIELSEGKMSMMKSSLANENTLAVLGRELGLLDIVKLGHGERLADKRAQEKVLCDLFESTVAVIYLQNGFKKCKDFLENLLNPKIECLLTDGLKDFKTKLQKVTMKVYKQYPSYEMIDTEGPDHGKIFTIKGKVMKFEASAKGRTKKEAEQNVAQIILHAMKEDSLTNTNSLFSKELVDDE; this is translated from the coding sequence ATGTTTCTTTGGCATTCAAAAAAATATAATACAGTAGAAATTACTGAAGATAGAAAAAAAATATTAAAAAATCATGCTCAAAAATACAATATTCCTATATCTAATTTCGAGTTATGGGATTTAGCCTTAACTCATATTTCATATATGGATACGATGAATGGCCTATCTTATGAAAGATTGGAATTTCTAGGTGATTCTGTTTTGGGTCTTTGTCTTGCAGATATTTTATTTAAAAGATACATAGAGCTTTCAGAAGGAAAAATGTCCATGATGAAATCTAGTTTAGCTAATGAAAATACATTAGCAGTTCTAGGGCGAGAATTGGGATTATTAGATATTGTAAAATTAGGTCATGGTGAGCGTCTAGCTGATAAAAGAGCTCAGGAGAAAGTACTTTGTGATTTATTTGAATCGACAGTGGCAGTTATTTATTTGCAGAATGGATTTAAAAAATGCAAAGATTTTTTAGAAAATTTATTAAATCCTAAAATAGAATGTCTTTTAACAGACGGTCTTAAAGATTTCAAAACAAAATTACAAAAAGTAACTATGAAAGTCTATAAACAATACCCATCTTACGAAATGATTGATACAGAAGGACCGGACCATGGTAAAATATTTACAATAAAGGGTAAGGTTATGAAGTTTGAGGCGTCAGCAAAAGGTCGTACCAAAAAAGAAGCAGAACAAAATGTTGCACAAATTATTTTACACGCAATGAAAGAAGACTCATTAACAAATACAAACTCGCTTTTTTCTAAAGAATTAGTTGATGATGAATAA
- the fabF gene encoding beta-ketoacyl-ACP synthase II: MEDTVSRRVVITGVGVISPLGNNLELFWNNLKNGTSGISKIERLDTSELAVKIAGEIKNFNCEDYMDKKLASRMDRYAQYGVAAITQAVKDANLEHLNGIDPYRVGVIVGSGIGGLQTLQDNATIIVEKGPRRVSPMFVPASILDIVSGYGAMLYGFRGPNYAVTSACATGPHTMVSGFNHIRLNEADIMITGGTECTLTTLGLAGFIQARALSTHYNDDPQKASRPFDKDRDGFVMGEGAGILVLEEYEHAKKRGVHIYGELLSYGATADAYHITAPHPDGEGAGMAMKIAMKNGNISPEDVDLVNMHGTSTPLGDIAETKAVKFALGDVAYKTNCNSTKSMMGHPLGAAGALEAIAILKMMEQNTIHPTINIDNQDPECDLNYTANKAIQKDLNIVLSNSFGFGGHNVSLAFKKI, from the coding sequence ATGGAGGATACTGTGAGTCGTAGAGTTGTAATTACAGGTGTAGGTGTGATTTCCCCTTTAGGAAATAACTTAGAATTATTTTGGAATAATTTAAAAAATGGTACTAGTGGTATTTCAAAAATTGAACGCTTAGATACTTCAGAACTAGCAGTCAAAATAGCAGGTGAAATTAAAAACTTTAATTGTGAAGATTATATGGATAAAAAATTAGCATCTCGTATGGATCGTTATGCACAATATGGAGTAGCCGCTATTACACAGGCAGTCAAAGATGCTAATCTAGAACATTTAAATGGTATTGATCCCTATCGAGTTGGTGTTATTGTGGGTTCTGGTATAGGTGGTTTACAAACATTACAAGATAACGCTACTATTATTGTTGAAAAAGGACCTCGTAGAGTTTCTCCAATGTTTGTACCTGCATCTATTTTAGATATTGTATCTGGTTACGGTGCGATGCTTTATGGTTTTAGAGGGCCTAATTATGCTGTTACATCAGCTTGTGCAACAGGTCCTCATACTATGGTTTCTGGATTTAATCATATTCGTTTAAATGAAGCTGATATTATGATTACAGGCGGAACAGAATGTACCTTAACTACTCTTGGTCTTGCTGGATTTATTCAAGCAAGAGCATTATCTACACATTATAATGATGATCCTCAAAAAGCTTCTCGTCCTTTTGATAAAGATAGAGATGGTTTTGTAATGGGTGAAGGTGCTGGTATTCTTGTACTAGAAGAATATGAACATGCAAAAAAGCGTGGTGTACATATTTATGGTGAATTATTATCTTACGGTGCTACAGCAGATGCATATCATATTACAGCTCCACATCCTGATGGTGAGGGTGCTGGTATGGCAATGAAAATAGCAATGAAAAATGGTAATATTTCTCCAGAAGATGTTGATCTTGTGAATATGCATGGAACATCAACACCTTTAGGTGATATTGCTGAAACAAAAGCAGTTAAGTTTGCTCTTGGTGATGTAGCTTATAAAACTAATTGTAATTCAACGAAGTCTATGATGGGACATCCATTGGGTGCTGCAGGAGCTTTAGAGGCGATAGCTATTTTAAAAATGATGGAGCAGAATACTATTCATCCAACAATTAATATAGACAATCAAGATCCTGAATGTGATTTGAATTATACAGCAAATAAAGCAATACAAAAAGATCTTAATATAGTATTAAGTAATTCTTTTGGATTTGGTGGGCATAATGTTTCTTTGGCATTCAAAAAAATATAA
- the fabG gene encoding 3-oxoacyl-[acyl-carrier-protein] reductase, whose translation MKGIAGKNAIITGSSRGIGLAVAERLASEGANIVLNSISIKEDTPLIKELSEKYGVKVKAIQADVTSYTEIKGMINKINEEWGSVDILVNNAGITKDNLILRMSPEDFDMIVDIHLKGVFNGVKAVYPIMMKQRAGKIINMTSVVGLTGNVGQANYAAAKAGIIALTKSTAKELAGRGVNVNAIAPGFIHTAMTDIIPENEKIKILSAIPMKRMAETSEVASVVAFLASDDASYINGQTIVVDGGMVM comes from the coding sequence ATGAAGGGTATCGCAGGGAAAAATGCAATTATTACGGGATCATCTAGAGGAATAGGACTTGCAGTTGCTGAAAGACTTGCTTCTGAAGGAGCAAATATTGTTTTAAATTCTATTTCTATTAAAGAGGATACTCCTTTGATAAAGGAATTATCAGAAAAATATGGTGTAAAAGTCAAAGCTATACAAGCAGATGTAACTTCTTATACGGAAATAAAAGGAATGATTAATAAAATTAATGAAGAGTGGGGATCTGTTGATATCTTAGTAAATAATGCAGGAATAACAAAAGATAATTTGATTCTTCGTATGTCTCCAGAAGATTTTGATATGATTGTAGATATTCATTTAAAAGGTGTTTTCAATGGTGTTAAAGCTGTTTATCCTATAATGATGAAGCAGCGTGCTGGGAAAATTATTAATATGACATCAGTAGTTGGATTGACAGGTAATGTTGGACAAGCTAACTATGCTGCAGCAAAAGCTGGGATTATAGCTCTTACCAAATCTACAGCAAAGGAACTTGCTGGAAGAGGGGTAAATGTTAATGCTATTGCACCAGGATTTATTCATACAGCTATGACAGATATTATTCCAGAAAATGAAAAAATAAAAATATTATCAGCAATACCAATGAAAAGAATGGCTGAAACATCAGAGGTAGCATCAGTAGTAGCGTTTCTTGCTTCAGATGATGCTTCTTATATTAATGGTCAAACCATCGTTGTCGATGGTGGAATGGTAATGTAA
- a CDS encoding ketoacyl-ACP synthase III produces the protein MKIGISNIGIYLPEKIVTNDDLSKIVATNDEWISTRTGIKQRHIARKDETTVDMAVASINDLIIKSDLNIQDIDFIICSTVTNEQKFPSIATLIQKELKIPNIPTFDIGPACAGFVYLLAIAESFVKSGLAKKILCVCSEKFSDIVDWSDRNTCILFGDAAAAFVVEENPTTCTILNTNIGGDGVYSELLRTKQQENGKHFVKMDGTSVFKLAVRIMDEQVRKICAKSNKSLDDVDLLIPHQANARIMVAVAERLGIEPFMNVQNYGNTSSVTIPLALVDAMKLGIITKGQLVVSPALGGGFTWGATLLQF, from the coding sequence TTGAAAATAGGTATTTCAAATATAGGAATATATTTACCAGAAAAAATAGTTACCAATGATGATCTTTCTAAAATAGTTGCTACTAATGATGAATGGATTTCTACTAGAACAGGTATCAAACAGAGACATATTGCACGCAAAGATGAAACTACGGTTGATATGGCGGTAGCTTCTATAAATGATCTTATTATCAAATCAGATTTAAATATTCAAGATATTGATTTTATTATATGTTCCACAGTAACAAATGAACAAAAATTTCCGTCGATAGCGACATTAATACAAAAAGAATTGAAAATACCTAATATACCTACTTTTGATATAGGTCCAGCTTGTGCTGGTTTTGTTTATTTACTAGCAATTGCAGAATCTTTTGTAAAATCAGGATTAGCAAAAAAAATATTATGTGTTTGTTCTGAAAAATTTAGTGATATTGTTGATTGGTCAGATAGAAATACATGTATTTTGTTTGGAGATGCTGCTGCAGCATTTGTTGTTGAAGAGAATCCAACTACTTGTACTATTCTTAACACTAATATTGGTGGAGATGGTGTGTATAGTGAATTATTGAGAACAAAACAACAAGAAAATGGAAAACATTTTGTTAAAATGGATGGTACAAGTGTTTTCAAATTAGCTGTTCGTATTATGGATGAACAAGTAAGAAAAATATGTGCGAAATCAAATAAAAGTTTGGATGATGTAGATCTTTTAATTCCTCATCAAGCGAATGCTCGTATTATGGTTGCTGTTGCTGAAAGATTGGGTATAGAGCCTTTTATGAATGTTCAAAATTATGGTAACACAAGTAGTGTCACGATTCCATTAGCTTTGGTTGATGCAATGAAATTAGGAATTATTACTAAAGGACAATTGGTAGTTTCACCTGCTTTAGGTGGTGGATTTACATGGGGTGCTACATTACTACAATTTTAA
- the plsX gene encoding phosphate acyltransferase PlsX yields the protein MRIGVDIASGEKDSHLLVKGSIDGALLHPQAEVVMIGNKTKLQKILDDVCEKSKIIMPDNISIMHAGSIITMFDEPLSAIKMKPDSSIVVGLEAHKRGELDAFFSPGNTGAIVVGASLILRRLRGIKKPALATFISKGIHSAPPMILDIGASSETTVEDLLKFGLMGQIYYERMVNVSTPKVALLNIGAEEYKGSKLARATYQAMKHCNFLNFIGNIEGKEFFKGKANVIVCDGFLGNIVLKTIEGTASGFSQMLKYAFKSSLFSLFGALLAKPAFQKVKDALDPEYFGGAPLLGVQGVVMIGHGSSGSLAFKNAIDACVRTIENNVIEELNNKIEENLIHIE from the coding sequence ATGCGTATAGGTGTAGATATAGCTAGTGGAGAAAAAGATTCTCATTTGTTAGTGAAAGGTAGTATTGACGGTGCTTTACTACATCCACAAGCTGAAGTAGTCATGATAGGCAATAAAACAAAATTACAAAAAATTTTAGATGATGTGTGTGAGAAATCTAAAATAATTATGCCTGATAATATTTCTATCATGCATGCAGGTAGTATTATTACAATGTTTGATGAACCTCTGTCTGCAATCAAAATGAAACCAGATTCAAGTATTGTTGTTGGTTTAGAAGCTCACAAAAGAGGTGAACTTGATGCTTTTTTCTCTCCTGGTAATACAGGAGCTATTGTTGTTGGGGCTTCTTTGATTTTACGTCGTTTACGAGGAATTAAAAAACCAGCTTTAGCAACTTTTATTTCGAAAGGTATACACAGTGCACCACCAATGATTTTAGATATTGGAGCTAGTTCAGAAACAACCGTAGAAGATCTTCTAAAATTTGGTTTAATGGGTCAAATTTATTATGAACGGATGGTCAATGTTTCTACTCCAAAAGTTGCTCTCTTAAATATTGGTGCTGAAGAATATAAAGGTTCTAAATTAGCAAGAGCGACTTACCAAGCTATGAAACATTGTAATTTTTTAAATTTTATAGGAAATATAGAGGGTAAAGAGTTCTTCAAGGGCAAGGCAAATGTGATTGTCTGTGATGGATTTTTAGGTAATATTGTTCTTAAAACTATTGAAGGTACTGCATCAGGATTTTCTCAGATGTTAAAATATGCTTTTAAATCTAGTTTATTTAGTCTCTTTGGTGCTTTGTTGGCAAAACCAGCTTTTCAAAAAGTAAAAGATGCACTTGATCCTGAATATTTTGGAGGAGCTCCTTTATTGGGTGTTCAAGGTGTAGTAATGATAGGGCATGGTTCTTCAGGATCCTTGGCTTTTAAAAATGCTATTGATGCTTGTGTTAGAACAATAGAAAATAATGTTATAGAAGAATTAAATAATAAAATTGAAGAAAATTTAATTCATATAGAATAA
- the rpmF gene encoding 50S ribosomal protein L32, giving the protein MGVPKKKTSKCHSRIRRANSYYKMDAINLSTCDSCGAQKLPHRVCSSCGTYKGRKVFAGVEEA; this is encoded by the coding sequence ATGGGTGTACCAAAGAAAAAGACATCAAAATGTCATTCACGTATCCGTCGTGCTAATAGTTATTATAAGATGGATGCTATAAATTTGTCTACATGTGATTCTTGTGGAGCCCAAAAGTTGCCACATAGAGTTTGTTCATCATGTGGTACTTACAAAGGTAGAAAAGTTTTTGCTGGTGTGGAAGAGGCTTAA
- a CDS encoding TonB family protein — MAKKSYSLFSNINSKKHIKFLIIFIWMSFTAHLYALWGFNVISTMSTDKKPSKNPQQRIHNIILETKTESPLKSQEAVISDKNNVSQSLTQDKTKPEEYNLVNFDNALDQGKGGDESYIPQEETNGEDKIEEKVVETTEVGIDIRKDVKTIKQKSASGGGETTPTLYDINKKPIINLYSTGNTSLATKSKDYAQYFLNMQKKIEKYHKEFFPIYQYYQGLIKNGEVIVEYTLNQSGDILNAQVVSSYGSDIVDNASLNSIVYAKNFGLLPKDLQNEKEVAIRFHFIYLSR; from the coding sequence TTGGCAAAGAAATCCTATTCATTATTTTCTAATATTAATTCTAAAAAACATATAAAATTTTTAATTATTTTTATATGGATGTCTTTTACTGCTCATTTGTATGCTTTATGGGGTTTTAATGTTATATCTACTATGTCTACAGATAAAAAACCCTCAAAAAACCCTCAACAAAGAATCCATAATATCATTTTAGAAACTAAGACAGAATCTCCCTTGAAATCTCAAGAAGCTGTTATTTCTGATAAAAATAATGTTAGTCAGTCTCTTACTCAAGATAAAACGAAGCCAGAAGAATATAATCTTGTCAATTTTGATAATGCTCTTGATCAAGGAAAAGGTGGAGATGAATCTTATATTCCTCAAGAAGAGACAAATGGTGAGGATAAAATAGAGGAAAAAGTAGTAGAAACTACTGAAGTGGGCATTGACATTCGAAAAGATGTGAAAACAATAAAACAAAAATCAGCATCAGGTGGTGGTGAAACAACACCTACACTTTATGACATTAATAAGAAGCCTATCATTAATCTTTATAGTACAGGTAATACAAGTTTAGCAACGAAATCTAAAGATTATGCCCAATATTTTTTGAATATGCAAAAGAAAATTGAAAAATATCATAAAGAGTTTTTTCCTATTTATCAATATTATCAAGGATTAATAAAGAATGGGGAAGTAATAGTGGAGTATACCTTGAATCAATCTGGTGATATCTTAAACGCACAAGTTGTTTCTTCATATGGTTCCGATATTGTTGATAATGCCAGTTTGAATTCTATTGTATATGCCAAAAACTTTGGATTACTTCCTAAAGATTTGCAAAATGAAAAAGAAGTTGCTATTCGTTTTCATTTTATTTATTTATCAAGATAG
- a CDS encoding ankyrin repeat domain-containing protein has protein sequence MFILLNFLLLVVPLFAQEEIFIVSNPGLQIDPSTLATNLEVLPQSTNIINSNISEPSKTKTKVAQHTNTPKLLSKPPVGEISKNYQAIEEFFYFIKIGDIDSVVDYLNLGMDANIRQILDRKNGTTALMCSIAHRRVFITKLLLTTYKADPNLASYKFNISNITPLMLAAQQGPIESIKTLLTNGAKINAQTTGVVAGNSALMIAIQQNKYNIVKLLIDNGADVNNISDTGITPLMIVAKIGNIDIMNLLIATPQINIHTVDKAGQNALIYGYISGNIEIVQLLTKLGVTTNLTPKEIKLIIKQNINT, from the coding sequence ATGTTTATTTTGTTAAATTTTTTATTGCTTGTAGTACCGTTATTTGCACAAGAAGAAATATTTATAGTATCAAATCCAGGTCTACAAATAGATCCAAGTACATTAGCAACCAATCTGGAAGTATTACCCCAATCTACGAATATTATCAATTCAAATATAAGTGAACCATCTAAGACTAAAACAAAAGTAGCTCAACATACAAATACTCCCAAATTATTATCAAAACCACCTGTTGGAGAAATTAGTAAAAATTATCAAGCAATAGAGGAATTTTTTTATTTTATTAAAATTGGCGATATAGATTCTGTTGTAGATTACCTTAATCTTGGAATGGATGCTAATATTAGACAAATACTGGATAGAAAAAATGGTACTACAGCTCTTATGTGCTCTATCGCACATAGAAGAGTTTTTATTACGAAATTGTTACTTACTACCTATAAAGCAGATCCTAATTTAGCTTCATATAAATTTAATATTAGTAACATCACTCCTTTAATGCTAGCTGCTCAACAAGGTCCTATAGAAAGTATAAAAACACTTCTCACTAATGGAGCAAAAATTAACGCTCAAACAACAGGGGTCGTAGCTGGTAATTCGGCTTTGATGATAGCTATTCAACAAAATAAATATAATATTGTAAAATTATTAATTGATAACGGTGCTGATGTTAATAATATTTCTGATACTGGTATTACACCTTTAATGATTGTAGCAAAAATAGGAAATATAGATATTATGAACTTATTAATCGCTACTCCACAGATCAACATTCATACGGTGGATAAGGCTGGTCAAAATGCGTTGATATACGGATACATTTCTGGAAATATAGAAATTGTACAATTATTAACAAAATTAGGGGTAACAACTAATTTAACCCCCAAAGAAATAAAATTAATTATTAAACAAAATATTAATACATAA
- a CDS encoding nicotinate-nicotinamide nucleotide adenylyltransferase — protein sequence MQKNIVIFGGSFDPIHKGHIMLVKQMFNNLVDIDKFYIIPTGTNLAYKKHLFSDQERLFMLKSCFNLLSDNDLKLFPQILEEQNFVYEFYHPNIVISDLELNKSEVSYTIDTINYIKKIHPHKTIHLLIGSDQAANFSKWHCVQDFVQLITLWTYPRKGFKLDPNYQWNIIDFEEQNISSSIIRDILYNNDSLEHEFIPESISVLAKLFFDK from the coding sequence ATGCAAAAAAATATTGTTATTTTTGGTGGGAGTTTTGATCCTATTCATAAGGGACATATAATGTTAGTCAAACAAATGTTTAATAATCTTGTTGATATTGATAAATTTTATATTATACCAACAGGAACAAATTTAGCATATAAAAAACATCTTTTTTCAGATCAAGAAAGATTGTTTATGTTAAAATCATGCTTTAATTTATTATCAGATAATGATTTAAAACTTTTCCCACAAATACTAGAAGAACAAAATTTTGTTTATGAATTTTATCACCCCAACATTGTTATTTCAGATTTAGAATTAAATAAGAGTGAAGTATCATATACTATAGATACTATAAATTATATTAAAAAAATACATCCTCACAAAACTATTCATTTGCTTATAGGATCCGATCAAGCTGCTAATTTTTCAAAATGGCATTGTGTTCAGGATTTTGTTCAATTAATTACTTTATGGACTTATCCTAGAAAAGGTTTCAAATTAGATCCTAATTATCAATGGAATATAATTGATTTTGAAGAACAGAATATCTCATCTTCTATAATAAGAGATATCTTATATAATAATGATTCATTAGAGCATGAATTTATTCCTGAATCTATTAGTGTATTAGCTAAATTATTTTTTGATAAATAA